A single genomic interval of Danio aesculapii chromosome 5, fDanAes4.1, whole genome shotgun sequence harbors:
- the ehmt1a gene encoding histone-lysine N-methyltransferase EHMT1a isoform X3 gives MAKTKKGMDSPADPQRKGKKPKSLGASPKASKQLSASGSRKSTGPGFQLLSGQTSLKPPAENIISGNHSSVQQNEPETLEKQSSGSDNADKKIPVVSVPAATHEEDEQRVPEGVKVVKPAPPRLAWKTMVRSAPAPPALKEASRMTGAKGGQMSIEEAFRNKASSEKPEKQTLTAVIEDAEPHKNKETEDAPDGPAEEYTELPLHALAHDSMFTAIPTGLREDKENMETDDTLEPPLCSCRMETPKNQDVVTLAEGKCMAVESVDGKLSLCRKVIMKQELMRPSLRIPQLVLCEDHRAGMVKHQSCPGCGFFCRAGTFMECQPDGNISHRFHRSCASLIRGQVFCPHCGEEASHAKEVTIPKPDCVASVPTAAVPAHKRDTALMDRAKLDSVTVAGVGDPAKESLESVLNALEDGKYKKFKLPPKQLYFSAKRGELQRILHMLVEGVDPNLRMDSEKRKTPLHCAAEEGHKDICHVLVQAGANLDMCDIEQRTPLMYACNNNHLENVKYLLKAGASPAHKDMRGSTCLHLAARAGHTNVLQYLLSMPSIDVNSKDDGGWAPLTWATENMRLEQVKMLISAGADVQIRDKEENLCLHWAAFSGCDEIAQLLLDHRSDLHAVNIHGDSPLHIAVRQNQLDCVMLFLSRGADVNLKNRDGETPLGCCNINSKMWTILNTNKKLTDARRGRESLREMLLCRDVSRGYEDIPVPCVNGVDHEPCPSNFKYIPENCFTSQVNIDENIKHLQHCSCKDDCASSSCICGQLSMHCWYGKDGRLLKEFCRDDPPFLFECNHACSCWRTCRNRVIQNGLRLRLQVFRTERMGWGVRTLQDIPEGGFVCEFAGEIISDGEANVRENDSYMFNLDNKVGEAYCIDGQFYGNVSRFMNHLCEPNLFPVRVFTKHQDMRFPRIAFFASKHIQAGDELGFDYGDHYWQIKKKYFLCQCGSGKCRYSEVVLDRNHAESSAQTLSNETVAQVEHIQSSNTAIAITQP, from the exons ATGGCCAAGACCAAGAAAG GTATGGACAGCCCTGCAGATCCTCAGAGAAAAGGCAAAAAGCCCAAATCTCTCGGTGCCTCTCCAAAAGCTAGTAAACAACTGAGTGCTTCAGGCAGCAGGAAGAGCACAGGGCCCGGCTTTCAGCTTCTCTCTGGTCAAACATCCCTCAAACCACCAGCCGAAAACATCATCTCAGGAAACCACAGCTCTGTCCAACAAAATGAACCAGAAACTTTAGAGAAACAGAGTTCTGGGTCTGATAACGCTGACAAGAAAATCCCCGTTGTGTCTGTACCTGCAGCCACACATGAAGAGGATGAGCAGAGAGTACCTGAGGGGGTTAAAGTGGTGAAGCCTGCTCCGCCACGTCTGGCTTGGAAAACTATGGTCAGATCAGCACCAGCTCCACCTGCTCTGAAG GAAGCTTCACGTATGACTGGAGCCAAGGGCGGACAGATGTctattgaggaggcattcagaaaTAAAGCTAGTTCTGAGAAACCGGAGAAGCAGACTTTAACTGCTGTGATAGAGGATGCAGAACCGCACAAGAACAAAGAAACTGAGGACGCTCCAGACGGCCCTGCTGAGGAATACACAGAGCTGCCTTTACATGCTCTGGCTCATGATAGCATGTTCACAGCAATCCCCACAG GCTTACGGGAGGATAAAGAGAACATGGAGACTGATGATACATTGGAGCCTCCACTGTGTAGCTGCCGCATGGAGACGCCAAAGAACCAGGATGTAGTGACGCTGGCTGAGGGCAAGTGCATGGCTGTGGAGAGTGTTGATGGGAAG ctgagtTTATGTCGGAAAGTGATCATGAAGCAGGAATTGATGCGTCCATCTCTGAGGATTCCACAGCTCGTACTGTGTGAGGATCATCGTGCAGGAATGGTGAAACACCAGAGCTGTCCAGGCTGTGGCTTCTTCTGCAGAGCT GGGACATTTATGGAGTGTCAGCCAGATGGGAACATATCTCATCGCTTTCACCGGAGCTGTGCATCTCTGATCAGAGGCCAGGTCTTCTGCCCTCACTGCGGAGAGGAGGCTAGTCATGCTAAGGAGGTCACGATCCCAAAACCTGACTGTGTTGCTTCGGTGCCAACAGCTGCTGTGCCGGCACACAAGAGAGACACTGCCTTAATGGA CAGGGCTAAATTGGATTCTGTCACTGTTGCTGGAGTAGGAGATCCTGCTAAAGAATCCCTGGAAAGCGTTTTAAATGCATTGGAGGATGGCAA GTATAAGAAATTTAAGTTACCCCCAAAGCAGCTTTATTTCTCTGCTAAGAGAGGAGAGCTGCAGAGGATCTTGCACATGCTGG TGGAAGGTGTGGACCCAAACTTGCGGATGGACAGTGAGAAGAGGAAGACTCCGCTGCACTGTGCTGCTGAGGAAGGCCATAAAGACATCTGCCATGTGCTGGTGCAG GCTGGTGCGAACCTGGACATGTGTGACATAGAGCAGCGAACGCCTCTGATGTACGCCTGTAACAACAATCATCtagaaaatgtaaaatacttgctgAAAGCTGGTGCTTCTCCTGCTCATAAG GATATGAGAGGCTCTACATGTCTTCATTTGGCAGCCAGAGCAGGACATACAAATGTGCTGCAATATCTGCTCTCCATGCCATCCATAGATGTCAACTCTAAG GATGATGGTGGATGGGCTCCTCTCACATGGGCCACAGAGAACATGCGTCTGGAGCAGGTGAAGATGCTCATTTCTGCTGGAGCTGATGTCCAAATAAGAGATAAG GAGGAAAACCTGTGCCTCCACTGGGCTGCTTTTTCTGGCTGTGATGAAATCGCTCAGCTGCTGTTGGACCACCGATCTGACCTGCATGCGGTGAACATCCATGGAGACTCTCCTCTTCACATCGCTGTCAGACAGAACCAGCTGGACTGCGTCAT GTTGTTTCTGTCTCGAGGAGCGGATGTAAACTTGAAGAACAGAGATGGTGAAACTCCTTTGGGCTGCTGTAATATAAACTCTAAGATGTGGACAATCCTGAACACCAATAAGAAGCTGACAGATGCGAGGAGAGGCCGAGAAAGCCTGagagagatgctcctctgcag AGATGTCTCCCGAGGCTATGAGGACATCCCTGTACCCTGTGTGAATGGGGTGGACCATGAGCCCTGCCCCAGCAACTTCAAATACATTCCGGAGAACTGCTTTACCTCTCAAGTAAATATAGATGAGAACATAAAGCACTTACAG CACTGCAGTTGTAAAGATGACTGTGCGTCTAGCAGCTGTATCTGTGGCCAGCTCAGCATGCACTGCTGGTATGGCAAG GACGGCCGCTTGCTGAAAGAATTCTGCCGGGATGATCCACCCTTTCTGTTTGAGTGTAACCACGCCTGTTCCTGTTGGAGAACGTGCCGGAATAGAGTCATACAGAATGGCCTTCG GCTCAGGCTGCAGGTGTTTAGGACTGAGAGGATGGGTTGGGGGGTTCGAACACTGCAGGATATTCCCGAGGGAGGTTTTGTATGCGA GTTTGCAGGTGAAATCATTTCCGATGGAGAAGCTAATGTTCGGGAAAATGACTCCTACATGTTCAACCTAGACAATAAG GTTGGAGAGGCCTACTGCATTGATGGCCAATTTTATGGTAATGTTAGCAGATTTATGAATCATCTTTGTGAACCCAATCTATTCCCAGTACGAGTGTTCACCAAACACCAGGACATGCGCTTTCCTCGTATTGCATTCTTTGCAAGCAAGCATATTCAAGCTGGAGATGAGCTTGG GTTTGACTATGGGGATCATTACTGGCAAATCAAGAAAAAGTACTTCCTCTGCCAATGTGGCTCTGGAAAATGTAGGTACTCTGAGGTCGTTCTGGACCGGAACCATGCAGAAAGCTCAGCCCAAACCCTCAGTAATGAGACTGTTGCTCAGGTGGAACATATTCAGTCTTCTAACACTGCTATAGCAATAACTCAACCCTGA
- the ehmt1a gene encoding histone-lysine N-methyltransferase EHMT1a isoform X2 has protein sequence MAKTKKGMDSPADPQRKGKKPKSLGASPKASKQLSASGSRKSTGPGFQLLSGQTSLKPPAENIISGNHSSVQQNEPETLEKQSSGSDNADKKIPVVSVPAATHEEDEQRVPEGVKVVKPAPPRLAWKTMVRSAPAPPALKTVNRERSVYERDMESSPTQHLSLPQELKDSTQTASKKKKRKMGLYNFVPKKKPKGSKKVNVSLSSSNLQEASRMTGAKGGQMSIEEAFRNKASSEKPEKQTLTAVIEDAEPHKNKETEDAPDGPAEEYTELPLHALAHDSMFTAIPTGLREDKENMETDDTLEPPLCSCRMETPKNQDVVTLAEGKCMAVESVDGKLSLCRKVIMKQELMRPSLRIPQLVLCEDHRAGMVKHQSCPGCGFFCRAGTFMECQPDGNISHRFHRSCASLIRGQVFCPHCGEEASHAKEVTIPKPDCVASVPTAAVPAHKRDTALMEAKLDSVTVAGVGDPAKESLESVLNALEDGKYKKFKLPPKQLYFSAKRGELQRILHMLVEGVDPNLRMDSEKRKTPLHCAAEEGHKDICHVLVQAGANLDMCDIEQRTPLMYACNNNHLENVKYLLKAGASPAHKDMRGSTCLHLAARAGHTNVLQYLLSMPSIDVNSKDDGGWAPLTWATENMRLEQVKMLISAGADVQIRDKEENLCLHWAAFSGCDEIAQLLLDHRSDLHAVNIHGDSPLHIAVRQNQLDCVMLFLSRGADVNLKNRDGETPLGCCNINSKMWTILNTNKKLTDARRGRESLREMLLCRDVSRGYEDIPVPCVNGVDHEPCPSNFKYIPENCFTSQVNIDENIKHLQHCSCKDDCASSSCICGQLSMHCWYGKDGRLLKEFCRDDPPFLFECNHACSCWRTCRNRVIQNGLRLRLQVFRTERMGWGVRTLQDIPEGGFVCEFAGEIISDGEANVRENDSYMFNLDNKVGEAYCIDGQFYGNVSRFMNHLCEPNLFPVRVFTKHQDMRFPRIAFFASKHIQAGDELGFDYGDHYWQIKKKYFLCQCGSGKCRYSEVVLDRNHAESSAQTLSNETVAQVEHIQSSNTAIAITQP, from the exons ATGGCCAAGACCAAGAAAG GTATGGACAGCCCTGCAGATCCTCAGAGAAAAGGCAAAAAGCCCAAATCTCTCGGTGCCTCTCCAAAAGCTAGTAAACAACTGAGTGCTTCAGGCAGCAGGAAGAGCACAGGGCCCGGCTTTCAGCTTCTCTCTGGTCAAACATCCCTCAAACCACCAGCCGAAAACATCATCTCAGGAAACCACAGCTCTGTCCAACAAAATGAACCAGAAACTTTAGAGAAACAGAGTTCTGGGTCTGATAACGCTGACAAGAAAATCCCCGTTGTGTCTGTACCTGCAGCCACACATGAAGAGGATGAGCAGAGAGTACCTGAGGGGGTTAAAGTGGTGAAGCCTGCTCCGCCACGTCTGGCTTGGAAAACTATGGTCAGATCAGCACCAGCTCCACCTGCTCTGAAG ACTGTGAACAGAGAGAgaagtgtgtatgagagagacaTGGAGTCGTCACCCACACAGCATCTCAGTTTACCTCAGGAACTCAAAGACTCAACACAAACAG CCtccaagaagaagaaaagaaaaatgggTTTATATAATTTTGTTCCCAAAAAGAAACCGAAAGGGTCCAAGAAAGTGAATGTGTCCTTATCCTCCTCAAATCTGCAG GAAGCTTCACGTATGACTGGAGCCAAGGGCGGACAGATGTctattgaggaggcattcagaaaTAAAGCTAGTTCTGAGAAACCGGAGAAGCAGACTTTAACTGCTGTGATAGAGGATGCAGAACCGCACAAGAACAAAGAAACTGAGGACGCTCCAGACGGCCCTGCTGAGGAATACACAGAGCTGCCTTTACATGCTCTGGCTCATGATAGCATGTTCACAGCAATCCCCACAG GCTTACGGGAGGATAAAGAGAACATGGAGACTGATGATACATTGGAGCCTCCACTGTGTAGCTGCCGCATGGAGACGCCAAAGAACCAGGATGTAGTGACGCTGGCTGAGGGCAAGTGCATGGCTGTGGAGAGTGTTGATGGGAAG ctgagtTTATGTCGGAAAGTGATCATGAAGCAGGAATTGATGCGTCCATCTCTGAGGATTCCACAGCTCGTACTGTGTGAGGATCATCGTGCAGGAATGGTGAAACACCAGAGCTGTCCAGGCTGTGGCTTCTTCTGCAGAGCT GGGACATTTATGGAGTGTCAGCCAGATGGGAACATATCTCATCGCTTTCACCGGAGCTGTGCATCTCTGATCAGAGGCCAGGTCTTCTGCCCTCACTGCGGAGAGGAGGCTAGTCATGCTAAGGAGGTCACGATCCCAAAACCTGACTGTGTTGCTTCGGTGCCAACAGCTGCTGTGCCGGCACACAAGAGAGACACTGCCTTAATGGA GGCTAAATTGGATTCTGTCACTGTTGCTGGAGTAGGAGATCCTGCTAAAGAATCCCTGGAAAGCGTTTTAAATGCATTGGAGGATGGCAA GTATAAGAAATTTAAGTTACCCCCAAAGCAGCTTTATTTCTCTGCTAAGAGAGGAGAGCTGCAGAGGATCTTGCACATGCTGG TGGAAGGTGTGGACCCAAACTTGCGGATGGACAGTGAGAAGAGGAAGACTCCGCTGCACTGTGCTGCTGAGGAAGGCCATAAAGACATCTGCCATGTGCTGGTGCAG GCTGGTGCGAACCTGGACATGTGTGACATAGAGCAGCGAACGCCTCTGATGTACGCCTGTAACAACAATCATCtagaaaatgtaaaatacttgctgAAAGCTGGTGCTTCTCCTGCTCATAAG GATATGAGAGGCTCTACATGTCTTCATTTGGCAGCCAGAGCAGGACATACAAATGTGCTGCAATATCTGCTCTCCATGCCATCCATAGATGTCAACTCTAAG GATGATGGTGGATGGGCTCCTCTCACATGGGCCACAGAGAACATGCGTCTGGAGCAGGTGAAGATGCTCATTTCTGCTGGAGCTGATGTCCAAATAAGAGATAAG GAGGAAAACCTGTGCCTCCACTGGGCTGCTTTTTCTGGCTGTGATGAAATCGCTCAGCTGCTGTTGGACCACCGATCTGACCTGCATGCGGTGAACATCCATGGAGACTCTCCTCTTCACATCGCTGTCAGACAGAACCAGCTGGACTGCGTCAT GTTGTTTCTGTCTCGAGGAGCGGATGTAAACTTGAAGAACAGAGATGGTGAAACTCCTTTGGGCTGCTGTAATATAAACTCTAAGATGTGGACAATCCTGAACACCAATAAGAAGCTGACAGATGCGAGGAGAGGCCGAGAAAGCCTGagagagatgctcctctgcag AGATGTCTCCCGAGGCTATGAGGACATCCCTGTACCCTGTGTGAATGGGGTGGACCATGAGCCCTGCCCCAGCAACTTCAAATACATTCCGGAGAACTGCTTTACCTCTCAAGTAAATATAGATGAGAACATAAAGCACTTACAG CACTGCAGTTGTAAAGATGACTGTGCGTCTAGCAGCTGTATCTGTGGCCAGCTCAGCATGCACTGCTGGTATGGCAAG GACGGCCGCTTGCTGAAAGAATTCTGCCGGGATGATCCACCCTTTCTGTTTGAGTGTAACCACGCCTGTTCCTGTTGGAGAACGTGCCGGAATAGAGTCATACAGAATGGCCTTCG GCTCAGGCTGCAGGTGTTTAGGACTGAGAGGATGGGTTGGGGGGTTCGAACACTGCAGGATATTCCCGAGGGAGGTTTTGTATGCGA GTTTGCAGGTGAAATCATTTCCGATGGAGAAGCTAATGTTCGGGAAAATGACTCCTACATGTTCAACCTAGACAATAAG GTTGGAGAGGCCTACTGCATTGATGGCCAATTTTATGGTAATGTTAGCAGATTTATGAATCATCTTTGTGAACCCAATCTATTCCCAGTACGAGTGTTCACCAAACACCAGGACATGCGCTTTCCTCGTATTGCATTCTTTGCAAGCAAGCATATTCAAGCTGGAGATGAGCTTGG GTTTGACTATGGGGATCATTACTGGCAAATCAAGAAAAAGTACTTCCTCTGCCAATGTGGCTCTGGAAAATGTAGGTACTCTGAGGTCGTTCTGGACCGGAACCATGCAGAAAGCTCAGCCCAAACCCTCAGTAATGAGACTGTTGCTCAGGTGGAACATATTCAGTCTTCTAACACTGCTATAGCAATAACTCAACCCTGA
- the ehmt1a gene encoding histone-lysine N-methyltransferase EHMT1a isoform X1: MAKTKKGMDSPADPQRKGKKPKSLGASPKASKQLSASGSRKSTGPGFQLLSGQTSLKPPAENIISGNHSSVQQNEPETLEKQSSGSDNADKKIPVVSVPAATHEEDEQRVPEGVKVVKPAPPRLAWKTMVRSAPAPPALKTVNRERSVYERDMESSPTQHLSLPQELKDSTQTASKKKKRKMGLYNFVPKKKPKGSKKVNVSLSSSNLQEASRMTGAKGGQMSIEEAFRNKASSEKPEKQTLTAVIEDAEPHKNKETEDAPDGPAEEYTELPLHALAHDSMFTAIPTGLREDKENMETDDTLEPPLCSCRMETPKNQDVVTLAEGKCMAVESVDGKLSLCRKVIMKQELMRPSLRIPQLVLCEDHRAGMVKHQSCPGCGFFCRAGTFMECQPDGNISHRFHRSCASLIRGQVFCPHCGEEASHAKEVTIPKPDCVASVPTAAVPAHKRDTALMDRAKLDSVTVAGVGDPAKESLESVLNALEDGKYKKFKLPPKQLYFSAKRGELQRILHMLVEGVDPNLRMDSEKRKTPLHCAAEEGHKDICHVLVQAGANLDMCDIEQRTPLMYACNNNHLENVKYLLKAGASPAHKDMRGSTCLHLAARAGHTNVLQYLLSMPSIDVNSKDDGGWAPLTWATENMRLEQVKMLISAGADVQIRDKEENLCLHWAAFSGCDEIAQLLLDHRSDLHAVNIHGDSPLHIAVRQNQLDCVMLFLSRGADVNLKNRDGETPLGCCNINSKMWTILNTNKKLTDARRGRESLREMLLCRDVSRGYEDIPVPCVNGVDHEPCPSNFKYIPENCFTSQVNIDENIKHLQHCSCKDDCASSSCICGQLSMHCWYGKDGRLLKEFCRDDPPFLFECNHACSCWRTCRNRVIQNGLRLRLQVFRTERMGWGVRTLQDIPEGGFVCEFAGEIISDGEANVRENDSYMFNLDNKVGEAYCIDGQFYGNVSRFMNHLCEPNLFPVRVFTKHQDMRFPRIAFFASKHIQAGDELGFDYGDHYWQIKKKYFLCQCGSGKCRYSEVVLDRNHAESSAQTLSNETVAQVEHIQSSNTAIAITQP, encoded by the exons ATGGCCAAGACCAAGAAAG GTATGGACAGCCCTGCAGATCCTCAGAGAAAAGGCAAAAAGCCCAAATCTCTCGGTGCCTCTCCAAAAGCTAGTAAACAACTGAGTGCTTCAGGCAGCAGGAAGAGCACAGGGCCCGGCTTTCAGCTTCTCTCTGGTCAAACATCCCTCAAACCACCAGCCGAAAACATCATCTCAGGAAACCACAGCTCTGTCCAACAAAATGAACCAGAAACTTTAGAGAAACAGAGTTCTGGGTCTGATAACGCTGACAAGAAAATCCCCGTTGTGTCTGTACCTGCAGCCACACATGAAGAGGATGAGCAGAGAGTACCTGAGGGGGTTAAAGTGGTGAAGCCTGCTCCGCCACGTCTGGCTTGGAAAACTATGGTCAGATCAGCACCAGCTCCACCTGCTCTGAAG ACTGTGAACAGAGAGAgaagtgtgtatgagagagacaTGGAGTCGTCACCCACACAGCATCTCAGTTTACCTCAGGAACTCAAAGACTCAACACAAACAG CCtccaagaagaagaaaagaaaaatgggTTTATATAATTTTGTTCCCAAAAAGAAACCGAAAGGGTCCAAGAAAGTGAATGTGTCCTTATCCTCCTCAAATCTGCAG GAAGCTTCACGTATGACTGGAGCCAAGGGCGGACAGATGTctattgaggaggcattcagaaaTAAAGCTAGTTCTGAGAAACCGGAGAAGCAGACTTTAACTGCTGTGATAGAGGATGCAGAACCGCACAAGAACAAAGAAACTGAGGACGCTCCAGACGGCCCTGCTGAGGAATACACAGAGCTGCCTTTACATGCTCTGGCTCATGATAGCATGTTCACAGCAATCCCCACAG GCTTACGGGAGGATAAAGAGAACATGGAGACTGATGATACATTGGAGCCTCCACTGTGTAGCTGCCGCATGGAGACGCCAAAGAACCAGGATGTAGTGACGCTGGCTGAGGGCAAGTGCATGGCTGTGGAGAGTGTTGATGGGAAG ctgagtTTATGTCGGAAAGTGATCATGAAGCAGGAATTGATGCGTCCATCTCTGAGGATTCCACAGCTCGTACTGTGTGAGGATCATCGTGCAGGAATGGTGAAACACCAGAGCTGTCCAGGCTGTGGCTTCTTCTGCAGAGCT GGGACATTTATGGAGTGTCAGCCAGATGGGAACATATCTCATCGCTTTCACCGGAGCTGTGCATCTCTGATCAGAGGCCAGGTCTTCTGCCCTCACTGCGGAGAGGAGGCTAGTCATGCTAAGGAGGTCACGATCCCAAAACCTGACTGTGTTGCTTCGGTGCCAACAGCTGCTGTGCCGGCACACAAGAGAGACACTGCCTTAATGGA CAGGGCTAAATTGGATTCTGTCACTGTTGCTGGAGTAGGAGATCCTGCTAAAGAATCCCTGGAAAGCGTTTTAAATGCATTGGAGGATGGCAA GTATAAGAAATTTAAGTTACCCCCAAAGCAGCTTTATTTCTCTGCTAAGAGAGGAGAGCTGCAGAGGATCTTGCACATGCTGG TGGAAGGTGTGGACCCAAACTTGCGGATGGACAGTGAGAAGAGGAAGACTCCGCTGCACTGTGCTGCTGAGGAAGGCCATAAAGACATCTGCCATGTGCTGGTGCAG GCTGGTGCGAACCTGGACATGTGTGACATAGAGCAGCGAACGCCTCTGATGTACGCCTGTAACAACAATCATCtagaaaatgtaaaatacttgctgAAAGCTGGTGCTTCTCCTGCTCATAAG GATATGAGAGGCTCTACATGTCTTCATTTGGCAGCCAGAGCAGGACATACAAATGTGCTGCAATATCTGCTCTCCATGCCATCCATAGATGTCAACTCTAAG GATGATGGTGGATGGGCTCCTCTCACATGGGCCACAGAGAACATGCGTCTGGAGCAGGTGAAGATGCTCATTTCTGCTGGAGCTGATGTCCAAATAAGAGATAAG GAGGAAAACCTGTGCCTCCACTGGGCTGCTTTTTCTGGCTGTGATGAAATCGCTCAGCTGCTGTTGGACCACCGATCTGACCTGCATGCGGTGAACATCCATGGAGACTCTCCTCTTCACATCGCTGTCAGACAGAACCAGCTGGACTGCGTCAT GTTGTTTCTGTCTCGAGGAGCGGATGTAAACTTGAAGAACAGAGATGGTGAAACTCCTTTGGGCTGCTGTAATATAAACTCTAAGATGTGGACAATCCTGAACACCAATAAGAAGCTGACAGATGCGAGGAGAGGCCGAGAAAGCCTGagagagatgctcctctgcag AGATGTCTCCCGAGGCTATGAGGACATCCCTGTACCCTGTGTGAATGGGGTGGACCATGAGCCCTGCCCCAGCAACTTCAAATACATTCCGGAGAACTGCTTTACCTCTCAAGTAAATATAGATGAGAACATAAAGCACTTACAG CACTGCAGTTGTAAAGATGACTGTGCGTCTAGCAGCTGTATCTGTGGCCAGCTCAGCATGCACTGCTGGTATGGCAAG GACGGCCGCTTGCTGAAAGAATTCTGCCGGGATGATCCACCCTTTCTGTTTGAGTGTAACCACGCCTGTTCCTGTTGGAGAACGTGCCGGAATAGAGTCATACAGAATGGCCTTCG GCTCAGGCTGCAGGTGTTTAGGACTGAGAGGATGGGTTGGGGGGTTCGAACACTGCAGGATATTCCCGAGGGAGGTTTTGTATGCGA GTTTGCAGGTGAAATCATTTCCGATGGAGAAGCTAATGTTCGGGAAAATGACTCCTACATGTTCAACCTAGACAATAAG GTTGGAGAGGCCTACTGCATTGATGGCCAATTTTATGGTAATGTTAGCAGATTTATGAATCATCTTTGTGAACCCAATCTATTCCCAGTACGAGTGTTCACCAAACACCAGGACATGCGCTTTCCTCGTATTGCATTCTTTGCAAGCAAGCATATTCAAGCTGGAGATGAGCTTGG GTTTGACTATGGGGATCATTACTGGCAAATCAAGAAAAAGTACTTCCTCTGCCAATGTGGCTCTGGAAAATGTAGGTACTCTGAGGTCGTTCTGGACCGGAACCATGCAGAAAGCTCAGCCCAAACCCTCAGTAATGAGACTGTTGCTCAGGTGGAACATATTCAGTCTTCTAACACTGCTATAGCAATAACTCAACCCTGA